The following are encoded together in the Actinobacillus lignieresii genome:
- a CDS encoding LysE/ArgO family amino acid transporter translates to MDVFIQGFIVCFGLIVSIGAQNAFLLKQGILKQHVFWVALLCFLGDVFLMTLGVLGLGSVVANLPMLSLAIALLGACFLFTYGSRSFISIFKSVEALKASNENATSLKRALMITFAITFLNPHVYIDTVVILGGIGGHLDFDGKMAFLAGALSCSFLWFFGVGYGAGFLSPYFEKRRTWQILDFLTGVIMYAIAISLTAYAFQLAKQIFAW, encoded by the coding sequence ATGGACGTTTTTATTCAAGGTTTTATTGTGTGCTTCGGGTTGATTGTGTCAATCGGTGCGCAAAATGCTTTTTTACTGAAACAAGGGATCTTAAAACAACACGTATTTTGGGTCGCTTTACTCTGTTTTTTAGGTGATGTATTTTTAATGACGTTAGGTGTACTAGGGTTAGGTTCCGTCGTAGCGAATTTGCCTATGTTAAGTTTAGCCATCGCTTTACTGGGAGCCTGTTTCTTATTTACCTACGGCAGTCGCTCGTTTATCAGTATTTTCAAGAGCGTAGAAGCACTGAAAGCAAGTAATGAAAATGCGACGAGTTTGAAAAGGGCATTGATGATTACCTTTGCGATTACTTTTTTAAATCCACACGTGTACATCGATACGGTAGTGATTTTGGGCGGAATCGGCGGGCATTTGGATTTTGACGGCAAAATGGCGTTTCTTGCCGGCGCATTAAGTTGTTCGTTCTTATGGTTTTTTGGTGTCGGTTACGGAGCCGGTTTTCTATCGCCTTATTTTGAAAAGCGCAGAACATGGCAAATTTTAGATTTTCTTACCGGTGTGATTATGTATGCGATTGCAATCAGTTTGACGGCATATGCTTTTCAGCTGGCTAAACAAATTTTTGCTTGGTAG
- a CDS encoding 2,3-diphosphoglycerate-dependent phosphoglycerate mutase yields MELVFIRHGFSEWNAKNLFTGWRDVNLTERGIEEAKSAGQKLKAAGYEFDIAFTSVLTRAIKTCNIVLEESNQLWIPQVKNWRLNERHYGALQGLDKKATAEQYGDEQVHIWRRSYDISPPDLDAADPNSAHNDRRYAHLPKDVIPNAENLKITLERVLPFWEDQIAPALLSGKRVLVTAHGNSLRALAKHIIGISDAEIMDFEIPTGQPLVLKLDDKLNFVEKFYL; encoded by the coding sequence ATGGAATTAGTATTTATTCGTCACGGTTTCAGTGAATGGAATGCTAAAAACTTATTTACAGGCTGGCGTGATGTTAATTTAACCGAACGTGGTATCGAAGAAGCGAAATCGGCAGGTCAAAAATTAAAAGCCGCCGGTTATGAATTCGATATCGCATTCACTTCGGTTTTAACTCGTGCAATTAAAACTTGTAATATCGTATTAGAAGAATCTAATCAATTATGGATTCCACAAGTGAAAAACTGGCGTTTAAACGAGCGTCACTACGGTGCGTTACAAGGTTTAGACAAAAAAGCGACCGCCGAACAATACGGTGACGAACAAGTTCACATTTGGCGTCGTTCTTATGACATTTCTCCACCGGATTTAGATGCGGCGGATCCGAATTCTGCGCATAACGATCGTCGTTACGCTCACTTACCGAAAGATGTAATTCCAAATGCGGAAAACCTCAAAATCACGTTAGAACGCGTGTTACCGTTCTGGGAAGATCAAATCGCACCGGCGTTATTATCCGGCAAACGCGTACTGGTAACTGCACACGGTAACTCTCTTCGTGCGTTAGCAAAACACATCATCGGTATTTCTGATGCTGAAATTATGGATTTTGAAATCCCTACCGGTCAGCCGTTAGTGTTAAAATTAGACGACAAATTAAACTTCGTAGAAAAATTCTACTTATAA
- the envC gene encoding murein hydrolase activator EnvC, with protein sequence MDFVKVFRPFYVIPLLICFSVFVQSSYATELSSIQQKIKQQQSKINEQRQKRSVLQSTLKTQEIEMGKVLGKLKETEMSLTETRQAIKRTEQEIQRLEKQEKEQKEKLKEQLDSAYRSGIHPSVLERLMSESAKNADRMTAYYAHINQVRIDTINDLRRTQQELKDRRDELKGQQKGQQTQLSEQKKQEKDLKKVQNERETTLRSINKTLEQDESRLESLKSNEAALRNQLAKATAESERQEEQEIAKLEQKKNSEEKRKATEQEKQQVRAGRGLGSPKKQFSMPVAGKVVNSFGSRQMGEVTWHGVVIAASAGAPVRAIAGGRVILADWLQGYGQVVVIDHGNGDMSLYGYNQSVSVRKGSRVSAGQQIASVGNSGGQNRSALYFEIRRKGNPKNPMGWVK encoded by the coding sequence GTGGATTTTGTGAAAGTCTTTCGTCCGTTTTATGTCATTCCGCTATTGATTTGTTTTAGCGTATTCGTTCAGTCATCTTATGCGACTGAGCTTTCCAGTATTCAGCAAAAAATTAAACAACAACAAAGTAAAATTAACGAACAACGTCAAAAACGTAGTGTGCTGCAATCTACGTTGAAAACGCAAGAAATCGAGATGGGTAAGGTATTGGGTAAACTTAAAGAAACCGAAATGTCTTTAACCGAAACTCGCCAAGCGATTAAGCGTACCGAGCAGGAAATTCAAAGGCTGGAAAAGCAAGAAAAAGAACAAAAAGAGAAATTGAAAGAGCAGCTGGATTCCGCTTATCGCTCCGGTATTCATCCTTCGGTATTGGAACGCTTGATGTCGGAAAGTGCTAAAAATGCGGACAGAATGACCGCTTATTATGCGCATATCAATCAAGTAAGAATCGATACGATTAACGATTTAAGACGTACGCAACAGGAATTAAAAGATCGTCGCGACGAGCTGAAAGGTCAGCAGAAAGGGCAACAGACACAATTAAGCGAACAAAAGAAACAAGAAAAAGATTTAAAGAAAGTACAAAACGAACGTGAAACCACGTTGCGCTCAATTAATAAAACCTTAGAACAAGACGAAAGCCGTTTAGAATCGTTAAAAAGTAATGAGGCGGCGTTACGTAATCAATTAGCCAAAGCGACGGCGGAATCCGAACGCCAAGAAGAGCAGGAAATTGCCAAATTGGAGCAGAAAAAAAATAGTGAGGAAAAACGTAAAGCGACCGAGCAAGAAAAGCAACAAGTTAGAGCCGGTAGAGGTTTAGGTTCGCCGAAGAAACAATTTAGTATGCCAGTGGCGGGGAAAGTGGTAAACAGTTTCGGTTCTCGTCAAATGGGCGAAGTGACTTGGCACGGTGTCGTTATTGCGGCAAGCGCAGGTGCGCCGGTACGAGCAATTGCCGGCGGGCGTGTAATTTTAGCCGATTGGTTGCAAGGTTACGGGCAAGTCGTCGTAATCGATCATGGTAACGGCGATATGTCGTTATACGGCTATAATCAATCGGTTTCGGTACGTAAAGGCAGCCGTGTTTCCGCCGGACAACAAATTGCCAGCGTAGGTAACTCCGGCGGTCAAAATCGTTCGGCGTTATATTTTGAAATCCGTCGTAAAGGCAATCCAAAAAATCCGATGGGTTGGGTAAAATAA
- a CDS encoding divergent polysaccharide deacetylase family protein has product MWNLFQSKQSIFSVFWQILLLISPLAQAGKLAIVIDDIGYRAKEDNAIYALPKEVSVAIIPVAPYATARAQKAYEQKRDVLIHLPMQPKNRHQPIESGALMVGASKENVARLIQAARNQVPYAIGLNNHMGSGATADRQTMEHLMTELSKQQLFFLDSKTGPSVAAKVARELGVNALERNLFLDDNDALHEVQNQFHLALHYARKHGSAILIGHPRKNSIEVLEKGLANLPEDIQLVSMGSLWRNDTVVPKIPFIMVFDDMPAPTSVAPFNVVPLLRGVPQD; this is encoded by the coding sequence ATGTGGAATTTATTTCAAAGTAAGCAGTCTATTTTTTCGGTTTTTTGGCAAATTTTGTTGCTGATTTCACCGCTTGCTCAAGCGGGAAAATTAGCGATTGTGATAGATGATATCGGCTATCGTGCAAAAGAAGATAATGCGATTTACGCATTGCCTAAAGAAGTGAGTGTGGCAATCATTCCCGTTGCACCGTATGCGACGGCGAGAGCGCAAAAAGCCTACGAACAAAAACGGGACGTGTTGATCCATTTACCGATGCAACCGAAAAACAGACATCAACCGATTGAATCGGGGGCGCTAATGGTCGGGGCAAGTAAAGAAAACGTCGCTCGCTTAATTCAAGCCGCTCGTAATCAAGTGCCTTATGCCATCGGTTTGAATAACCATATGGGAAGCGGTGCGACGGCGGATCGTCAAACGATGGAGCATTTAATGACGGAGTTGTCTAAACAACAACTTTTCTTCCTCGACAGTAAAACCGGTCCGAGCGTTGCAGCAAAAGTCGCCCGTGAATTAGGGGTAAACGCCTTGGAAAGAAACTTGTTTTTAGATGATAACGATGCGTTGCACGAAGTACAGAATCAGTTTCATCTTGCTTTACATTACGCTCGAAAACACGGTAGTGCGATTTTAATCGGTCACCCGCGTAAAAACAGTATCGAGGTCTTAGAAAAAGGTTTGGCAAACTTACCCGAAGATATTCAATTAGTCAGTATGGGCAGCTTATGGCGTAATGATACTGTCGTGCCGAAAATACCGTTTATTATGGTATTTGACGATATGCCCGCGCCGACTTCCGTCGCCCCTTTTAACGTCGTACCGCTATTAAGAGGCGTACCGCAAGATTAA
- a CDS encoding autotransporter assembly complex protein TamA has product MNFKPHFLTVCCLCAFAHIANAQQSVQPENHSLESSEDSEEAVQDSKIEAAVDLEVKGIADKDKDAWANVQIYLGQIAKEYADGSERHQYLVQTAVDKALRAKGYYNTRYQFAQTPLAGKKPLLTLNVEPDSQKVKIDETDIRISGEASKDEDFTKLVASAPKQGTDLDHEQYDGFKSNLESLAFKKGYFDGNWLYHRLEIYPKDHSADWRLGYDSGVRYRYGEITFTDNQIKEEYLRNILKVKSGEHYYANDLSQMTSDYSSSNWFSSVLFEPHLNEEQKVVDLNVLFQPKKKNDVEVGIGFATDVGPRFQLNWKKPWLNSRGHNIESRTYISAPEQRFEFGYNIPLREDPLHYYYQFSGSLENEDQNDTESTAATLGFQRFWTHETGWSFSAGIKTRYDSFTQAGESHRTLLVYPTAALNRTRSDGNRFPLWGDSQRLTVNWGTKALASDVNFYSWKASTTWIRTYFKNHRFFLRAEVGHIHSKDFYRIPPALRYFAGGDMSIRGFGYKDISPRDPKNGKLIGGSHLVTATAEYQYQLYPGWWAALFYDTGLASNKFETKDLHAGAGIGVRWASPIGAIKLDLATPVRSPNNEKGVQFYIGLGSEL; this is encoded by the coding sequence GTGAATTTTAAACCGCATTTCTTAACCGTTTGTTGCTTATGCGCATTTGCTCATATTGCTAATGCGCAACAATCCGTACAACCGGAAAATCACTCGCTCGAATCATCGGAAGATAGCGAGGAAGCCGTACAAGATTCAAAGATTGAAGCCGCCGTCGATTTGGAAGTAAAAGGGATTGCGGACAAAGATAAAGATGCTTGGGCGAATGTCCAAATTTATCTTGGGCAGATCGCAAAAGAATATGCGGACGGTTCGGAGCGTCATCAATATCTGGTACAAACGGCGGTAGATAAAGCGTTGCGTGCCAAAGGGTATTACAATACTCGCTATCAATTTGCGCAAACGCCTCTCGCCGGTAAAAAGCCGTTACTGACGTTAAATGTCGAGCCGGACAGTCAAAAAGTCAAGATTGATGAAACGGATATCCGAATCAGCGGTGAGGCGAGTAAAGACGAAGATTTTACTAAATTGGTTGCTTCCGCTCCGAAACAAGGAACGGATTTGGATCATGAACAGTATGACGGTTTTAAAAGCAATCTTGAAAGTTTAGCATTTAAAAAAGGCTATTTTGACGGAAACTGGCTATATCATCGCTTAGAAATTTATCCGAAGGATCATTCGGCGGATTGGCGTTTAGGTTACGACAGCGGCGTTCGTTATCGTTACGGTGAAATTACGTTTACGGATAATCAAATTAAAGAAGAATATCTGCGCAATATTTTAAAAGTGAAATCCGGCGAACATTATTACGCTAATGACCTATCGCAAATGACTTCGGATTATTCGTCAAGCAATTGGTTTTCTTCCGTATTGTTTGAGCCGCATTTAAACGAAGAGCAAAAAGTTGTCGATTTAAATGTTTTATTTCAGCCGAAGAAAAAAAATGACGTAGAAGTCGGGATCGGTTTTGCAACCGATGTAGGACCTCGTTTTCAGTTGAACTGGAAAAAACCTTGGCTGAATAGCCGCGGTCATAATATTGAATCGCGTACGTATATTTCCGCACCGGAACAGCGTTTTGAGTTCGGCTATAATATTCCGTTGCGTGAAGATCCGTTGCATTACTATTATCAATTTTCAGGTTCGTTAGAAAACGAAGATCAAAACGATACCGAATCAACAGCGGCAACCTTAGGTTTTCAACGTTTTTGGACGCATGAAACCGGTTGGTCTTTTTCCGCCGGTATAAAAACGCGTTACGATTCTTTTACTCAAGCGGGTGAATCGCATCGTACTTTATTGGTTTATCCGACCGCTGCCTTAAATCGTACTCGTTCGGACGGCAATCGTTTTCCGCTTTGGGGGGATAGTCAAAGATTAACGGTGAACTGGGGGACAAAAGCGTTAGCTTCGGATGTAAATTTCTATAGTTGGAAAGCATCCACCACTTGGATCAGAACCTATTTTAAGAATCATCGTTTCTTCTTACGTGCCGAAGTCGGTCATATTCATTCTAAAGATTTCTATCGTATTCCACCCGCATTACGTTATTTCGCCGGCGGTGATATGAGCATACGAGGATTCGGTTATAAGGATATTTCTCCGAGAGATCCGAAAAACGGTAAGTTGATTGGCGGTTCTCATCTAGTGACTGCAACCGCCGAATATCAATATCAGCTTTATCCGGGTTGGTGGGCGGCACTGTTTTATGATACGGGGCTGGCTTCAAATAAATTCGAAACGAAAGATTTACACGCCGGAGCGGGAATCGGCGTACGTTGGGCTTCGCCAATCGGTGCGATTAAGTTGGATTTGGCAACGCCGGTAAGATCGCCGAATAATGAAAAAGGCGTACAATTTTATATCGGTTTAGGTTCGGAATTATAA
- a CDS encoding autotransporter assembly complex protein TamB encodes MSEQHNQQVESVQTEQTPVTTQKSRWRWLRRIGFGLLCLLLIPLLFLMTGKGQRTAFELADKFLEPLTVGNIKGSLQEGLTLTDTKFVTDGVDVTVGQADLQLDLSCLLKLQSCVESIALKDTEVKIDTAKLPPSQPDKEREPFTELNLPLGIAVKNIALDNIQVKVDEMDIALTHFHSGIFGKGRAVNLAPTELAGLTLSLAPSSAEQAVEKTQEIAKKSEKQTASEIDWAEIKAKLAQPLLTKQAPIKLPLDASIPQLEAKNIHIERKVKDKEGKLTTAQSIVKVASLLLQAKADQQAVELSQLSLKSDRGDIHGNGLLTLAENYPLNWALNADSPLLTELKIPASQAKIALNGELFGKTSLDIQTSGAVKANLKGNVQLAEPKTPLNLHLTADAVSYPFMPEKGSDPLKLEKIDLLLTGDLLNYQLDTQVSATGMRIPASRAHLKGQGEITQFNIDQLALNALEGKANLSGNINWENGVAWDAQTDLNAINTKSLAPQWAAVLSGGLQSKGYAGRGENGSDWNVEVSHLDLNGSLLQKNLQLKGEIKSNNDTLLDVPSATLIYGENNIALKGVLSDESDFSAQINAPNLTGLLPKLAANIQGNIKLSGKVAEPNLDVDLTAKSLSYDQLSLKNLVAKGKVNTEKTIQGNLDVSLAQLAYGDVTVENADLAVSGSEANHNLKLSAKGNPIGANLQLSGKFDRLQQVWRGQLSQVAIESKDFGSFKTNQAVNVSYDNKQVNANVSAHCWNNPKINLCFPQAFNAGQEGKVPFEIKQFNLATIQEFLDQNTQLAGIINAKGDAAWFKNKQPQVNVELDSKTLKLVQKLDGGNSFPLTLSPVKVNANLADNNLKLKTDIKVENNGRLTTDLVMNDVANTRKLSGSIHIDQLTLKLIKPLLTGGESVDGNINARLSVGGTVTAPLLNGTLNLSELRAKASAMPFDVTGGHLVLNFHDATSTLSGRVQTTESELRLDGDADWRRLDAWKTRVHAQAHRFRVNVPNMAKVEFSPNIEVTAMPNELVLGGNIDIPWARIAVESLPESAVSVSGDEVIMDGSVKQKIPLAQRQIPEKTAGGMAIKANINIHIGDDVSINAYGLKSHLNGTIVVRQGKQGLGLYGQVNLKNGRYASFGQDLLIRKGVISFAGLPSQPSLNIEAIRNPEAMEDPSITAGVKVIGLADSPEVKVFSEPAMSQNEALAHVLTGRSLDNSGDAGSSNSMAAALISMSLSKSSKTVGAVGSTFGLKDLNVTTAGIGDNTKVEVSASLTPKFKVKYGVGIFAALTELTLRYNLAPRLYLQWVSSVNQAVDLMYRFEFDEMFE; translated from the coding sequence ATGAGTGAACAGCATAACCAACAAGTAGAAAGCGTTCAAACGGAGCAAACTCCCGTCACAACTCAAAAAAGTCGATGGCGCTGGTTGCGCCGTATCGGTTTCGGCCTATTGTGCCTGCTTTTAATTCCTCTGTTATTTTTAATGACGGGCAAAGGACAACGAACCGCTTTTGAGCTGGCGGATAAATTTCTCGAACCATTAACCGTCGGTAACATCAAAGGCAGTTTACAAGAGGGTTTAACTCTAACCGATACCAAATTTGTTACGGACGGAGTGGATGTAACGGTCGGGCAAGCGGATCTACAGCTTGATTTGAGTTGTTTGCTCAAGTTGCAAAGTTGCGTTGAAAGTATCGCCCTAAAAGATACCGAAGTTAAAATTGATACGGCGAAATTACCGCCTTCTCAGCCGGATAAAGAGCGCGAACCTTTTACCGAGCTGAATTTACCGTTAGGCATCGCGGTGAAAAATATTGCGTTGGATAATATTCAAGTCAAAGTCGATGAAATGGATATTGCCTTAACACATTTTCATTCGGGGATTTTCGGCAAAGGGCGTGCGGTTAATTTAGCACCGACCGAATTAGCCGGTTTAACTCTTTCGCTAGCACCGTCAAGTGCGGAGCAAGCGGTCGAAAAAACACAGGAAATTGCAAAAAAATCGGAAAAACAGACCGCTTCCGAAATTGATTGGGCGGAAATTAAAGCCAAATTGGCTCAACCGCTATTGACCAAACAAGCGCCGATTAAATTACCGTTAGATGCATCGATTCCGCAATTGGAAGCCAAAAATATTCATATTGAACGGAAAGTAAAAGACAAAGAAGGAAAGCTAACGACAGCTCAATCGATTGTGAAAGTAGCGTCGTTGTTGTTGCAAGCCAAGGCGGATCAACAAGCGGTCGAATTATCGCAATTATCGCTTAAAAGTGATCGCGGTGATATTCACGGCAACGGTTTACTGACTCTCGCGGAAAATTATCCGCTCAATTGGGCGTTAAATGCGGATTCGCCATTATTAACGGAGCTAAAAATTCCGGCAAGCCAAGCAAAAATTGCGTTAAACGGCGAATTATTCGGTAAAACGTCGCTCGATATTCAAACAAGCGGCGCAGTGAAAGCAAATTTAAAGGGGAATGTTCAACTTGCCGAGCCGAAAACTCCGCTTAATCTGCATTTAACCGCTGATGCGGTTTCTTATCCGTTTATGCCGGAAAAGGGCTCTGATCCGCTGAAATTAGAAAAAATCGATTTGTTACTCACCGGAGATTTACTCAATTATCAATTAGATACGCAAGTGAGTGCGACGGGGATGCGCATTCCGGCGAGCCGTGCGCATTTAAAAGGACAGGGCGAAATTACCCAATTTAATATTGATCAGCTTGCGCTGAATGCCTTAGAGGGTAAAGCAAATCTAAGCGGAAATATTAATTGGGAAAACGGAGTGGCATGGGATGCGCAAACGGATCTAAATGCGATCAATACCAAATCGCTTGCACCGCAATGGGCAGCGGTACTTTCCGGCGGTTTGCAATCTAAAGGTTATGCGGGACGAGGAGAAAACGGTTCGGATTGGAATGTTGAGGTTTCTCATTTAGATTTGAACGGTTCGCTTTTGCAAAAAAATTTACAGCTCAAAGGTGAGATTAAATCGAATAATGACACTTTATTAGACGTACCTTCCGCCACGTTGATTTACGGCGAAAATAATATTGCCCTGAAAGGCGTCTTAAGTGATGAGTCGGATTTTTCCGCGCAAATTAATGCGCCGAATTTAACGGGTTTATTACCTAAGTTGGCGGCAAATATTCAAGGAAATATCAAGTTGAGCGGTAAAGTGGCCGAGCCGAATTTAGATGTGGATTTAACCGCTAAAAGCTTAAGTTATGATCAGTTGAGTCTAAAAAACTTAGTCGCAAAAGGAAAAGTAAATACCGAGAAAACGATTCAAGGTAATTTGGATGTGAGCTTGGCACAGTTGGCATACGGCGATGTAACGGTAGAAAACGCCGACTTAGCTGTAAGCGGTAGCGAAGCGAATCACAACTTAAAATTGAGTGCGAAAGGAAATCCTATTGGCGCAAATTTACAACTTTCCGGAAAATTTGACCGCTTGCAACAAGTTTGGCGAGGTCAATTAAGCCAAGTTGCGATTGAGAGCAAAGATTTCGGGTCGTTTAAAACCAACCAAGCGGTAAATGTTAGCTACGATAACAAGCAAGTCAATGCGAATGTTTCTGCCCATTGTTGGAATAATCCAAAAATTAATTTGTGTTTCCCGCAAGCGTTTAATGCCGGTCAAGAAGGTAAAGTACCGTTTGAAATCAAGCAATTTAACTTGGCGACAATTCAAGAATTTTTGGATCAAAATACGCAATTAGCCGGTATTATCAATGCAAAAGGCGATGCGGCTTGGTTTAAAAACAAACAGCCGCAAGTGAATGTTGAGCTTGATTCAAAAACATTGAAATTGGTACAAAAACTTGATGGCGGCAACAGCTTCCCGTTGACGTTAAGTCCGGTTAAAGTGAATGCGAATTTAGCGGATAATAATTTGAAATTAAAAACCGATATTAAAGTGGAAAATAACGGTCGTCTGACTACCGATCTTGTGATGAATGATGTGGCGAATACACGCAAATTATCCGGCAGTATTCATATTGATCAACTGACGCTTAAACTGATTAAACCGTTATTAACCGGAGGTGAATCGGTTGATGGTAATATCAATGCGCGTTTGTCGGTCGGAGGAACTGTCACCGCACCGTTATTAAACGGCACGTTAAATCTTAGCGAGTTACGGGCGAAAGCGAGTGCAATGCCGTTTGATGTCACCGGCGGTCATTTAGTGTTAAATTTCCACGATGCGACTTCAACGCTTTCCGGTCGAGTACAAACCACGGAAAGCGAATTGCGTTTGGACGGCGATGCGGATTGGCGACGTTTAGATGCGTGGAAAACCAGAGTACACGCCCAAGCGCATCGCTTCCGCGTAAACGTGCCGAATATGGCAAAAGTCGAATTTAGCCCGAATATTGAGGTAACCGCAATGCCGAACGAGCTTGTTTTAGGCGGCAATATCGATATTCCTTGGGCGAGAATTGCGGTGGAGTCCTTGCCGGAAAGTGCGGTAAGCGTGAGCGGCGATGAAGTTATTATGGACGGTTCGGTAAAACAAAAAATTCCGTTGGCTCAGCGTCAGATCCCGGAGAAAACCGCAGGCGGTATGGCGATAAAGGCAAATATCAATATTCATATCGGCGATGACGTCAGTATTAATGCTTACGGTTTGAAAAGCCACCTAAACGGTACGATTGTGGTACGCCAAGGCAAACAAGGGCTTGGTTTATACGGGCAAGTCAATTTGAAAAACGGTCGTTATGCCTCATTCGGTCAAGATTTACTGATTCGTAAAGGGGTAATCAGTTTTGCCGGACTTCCGTCACAACCTTCCTTAAACATTGAAGCGATTCGTAATCCGGAAGCAATGGAAGATCCGAGTATTACCGCAGGGGTAAAAGTGATCGGTTTGGCGGATAGTCCGGAGGTAAAAGTATTTTCCGAACCGGCGATGTCGCAAAATGAAGCGCTTGCGCATGTGCTGACCGGTCGTTCGTTAGATAATAGCGGCGATGCCGGATCGAGCAATTCTATGGCGGCGGCATTAATCAGTATGAGCTTATCGAAAAGCAGTAAAACCGTCGGAGCGGTAGGCAGTACGTTCGGTTTGAAAGATTTAAATGTAACGACCGCCGGTATCGGTGATAATACGAAAGTGGAAGTGAGTGCGAGTTTAACGCCTAAGTTTAAAGTAAAATACGGTGTCGGGATCTTTGCCGCACTTACCGAATTAACGTTACGTTATAATCTTGCGCCGAGACTGTATTTACAATGGGTTTCCAGCGTAAATCAAGCGGTGGATTTAATGTATCGTTTTGAATTTGATGAAATGTTTGAGTAA